GGTGAATATCGCCCTGCCGCTGATGGCGCGCGACTTTGCCATGGATGTCGTCAGGTTGAGCTGGGTGGCAACGGCGTTTTTGCTGTCCGCTGCCATGTTCCTTGTTCCCTTCGGCCGCCTCGCGGACATTCACGGCAGAAAGAAAATGTTCAGTTATGGCTTTGCGATCTACACCGCCGCCTCCTTGCTCGCTGCCGTTTCGATTTCCGGCGCCATGATGATCGCAGCGCGCGTCCTGCAGGGATTCGGCGGCGCCATGATTTTTGGCACGGGCGTGGCCATTCTCACTTCCGTTTTTCCTCCCGGCGAACGCGGCAAAGCTCTCGGCATCAACTCGGCCGCGGTTTATTTGGGATTATCGCTCGGGCCGTTTTGGGGCGGCTTCCTCACCCAGCATTTGGGATGGCGAAGCATCTTTCTTGCCAACGTACCGGTGGGTGTGCTGTTGATTGTCCTGGTTCGAACGCTGCACGGTGAATGGGCCGATGCCAAAGGTGAAAAATTCGATTTCCCGGGCGCGCTCATTTACATGACTGCGCTGATCGCACTGATGCTGGGATTCTCCTTTTTGCCGGCCCAATCAGGCGCGGGGTTGCTCGCGTTGGGTGTGATGGGAATTATCGCGTTTGTGCGATGGGAAATGAAAACGCCAAGCCCGGTGTTGCGCATGCAACTCTTCCGC
This is a stretch of genomic DNA from Cytophagia bacterium CHB2. It encodes these proteins:
- a CDS encoding MFS transporter — protein: VNIALPLMARDFAMDVVRLSWVATAFLLSAAMFLVPFGRLADIHGRKKMFSYGFAIYTAASLLAAVSISGAMMIAARVLQGFGGAMIFGTGVAILTSVFPPGERGKALGINSAAVYLGLSLGPFWGGFLTQHLGWRSIFLANVPVGVLLIVLVRTLHGEWADAKGEKFDFPGALIYMTALIALMLGFSFLPAQSGAGLLALGVMGIIAFVRWEMKTPSPVLRMQLFRNTVFAFSNLAALIHYSATFALTFLLSLYLQYIKALPPQTAGFILVAQPLMMAIFSPLAGRISDHIEPRLVASLGMFLSAAGLFLFTFLEENSTLATIVAGLLLLGLGFALFSSPNTNAVMSTVEKRFYGIAAGTLGTMRLTGQMLSMGIATLIFAVYLGPVQITASNHLLFMKGDRSAFSIFVVLCLGGTFASLARGKVRRGKCSDEVRLHLKKGR